From Sulfuracidifex tepidarius, one genomic window encodes:
- the mvaD gene encoding diphosphomevalonate decarboxylase codes for MLEGEAEAPSNIAIVKYWGKRNSALNLPLNDSLSISLEALKVRSKVVFDPELSKDKVRVNGVKLSDEEVKSYASRVLDRMREISGKSIYAVVDSWSNFPSSAGLASSAAGIAALTLASSDALGLKMDPKELSKIARLGSGSACRSVYGGFVIWHSGARDDGEDSFCEQIFTHDHWRDLVDLIPIFTDEKKRISSRKGMSVSVETSNLMKCRLEFVRETLPSVLDSIRNRDAKKFFEMTIRHSNSMHAIMMDSFPPLIYLNAMSLKVIDSFGDGKIAGYTFDAGPNPHVFTLRKDAESVEKTLIELGATKVIKSDISAGPRVGKKGVDENN; via the coding sequence TGGGGGAAGAGGAACTCAGCACTTAACTTACCCCTAAACGATTCCCTATCCATTTCCTTGGAGGCGTTAAAGGTAAGAAGCAAGGTAGTCTTCGATCCCGAGTTAAGCAAGGACAAAGTGAGAGTTAACGGAGTTAAGCTATCCGACGAGGAAGTTAAGTCCTATGCTTCAAGAGTCTTGGACAGAATGAGAGAAATCTCTGGAAAGAGTATATATGCCGTAGTGGATTCGTGGTCTAACTTCCCTTCCTCTGCTGGGTTAGCCTCATCTGCGGCTGGTATAGCTGCTCTTACCTTAGCTTCATCAGACGCCCTAGGGCTTAAAATGGATCCCAAGGAATTGTCTAAGATAGCTAGACTTGGATCTGGTAGCGCATGCAGGAGCGTTTACGGCGGTTTTGTCATATGGCACTCTGGTGCCAGGGACGACGGTGAGGACTCCTTCTGCGAACAAATTTTCACTCACGACCATTGGAGAGATCTAGTAGACTTGATACCTATCTTCACCGACGAGAAGAAACGCATTTCATCCAGAAAGGGGATGAGTGTCTCGGTAGAAACATCAAATCTAATGAAATGTAGATTGGAGTTCGTTAGGGAAACTTTACCTTCTGTATTAGATTCGATCAGAAATAGAGATGCTAAGAAGTTCTTTGAGATGACGATCAGGCACAGCAACAGCATGCATGCGATCATGATGGACTCCTTCCCTCCTCTGATCTACTTGAACGCAATGTCTTTGAAGGTAATTGATAGCTTTGGGGACGGAAAGATAGCTGGATATACCTTCGATGCAGGTCCGAATCCTCACGTTTTCACGTTAAGAAAGGACGCAGAAAGCGTAGAGAAGACGTTGATTGAGCTGGGAGCTACCAAAGTAATTAAGTCTGACATATCCGCTGGACCGAGAGTAGGGAAAAAGGGAGTGGACGAGAATAATTGA